TTCGTCGAGCATCAAGACGCGTGGGCGCATCGCCAAGGCGCGGGCCAACTCCACCCGTTTCCGCAGGCCGTAGGGCAGCGCGGCGACGGGTGCATTGCGAATGTGGTCGATCTCCAGGAAGTCGATGATCCGCCACTCGATCTCGGCGCGCAGTTCCAGTTCTTCGCGGCGTGCCCGGCCGAAGTACCAGAGGGCGTCCAGCAGTCCGGTGCTCATGTGGGCGTGCCGGCCGAGCTTGATGTTGTCCAGCACCGTCATGCCGCGGAACAGCGCGATGTTCTGGAAGGTGCGCGCAAGACCGAGGCGGGCGCGCTCGGGCGCCGGTACCTGGTCGATGGTCGTGCCGAACAGGCGAACCGATCCGCCGGAGGGGCGATAGAAGCCGGAAACGGCGTTGAACAGAGAGGTCTTGCCGGCGCCATTCGGGCCGATCACCGAGGTTACGCTGCCCTCGACGACGTCGAAGCTGACCTCGTTGAGCGCGCGCAGTCCGCCGAAGGTGAGAGTGATGCCCTCGACCGCCAGGGCCGGCGTGCCGTGCGGCAGGTCAGCGCTCACGAAACGACGGCCCCCGCCGGCCGGTGAAGGCCGTCTGGTTCTCGGCGATATCGACGGATCGAAGGGAGGCGGCGCAGGTACGCTGTCCAAGCTCTCGGAATTCGGCCTGGCGAGCCGGAGAGCCGAAACGGAGACGCGCGAAGAGACCCTCCCGGCTGTCGATGGCCGGGTCGCTTTCAGGCAAGTCGTCCTCCCTACGATTGCACCTGCACCCTTCTGGACTTCGTGGGGTGTCTCGGTGATGTGGCTGTGCCGCCAAGTGATGGTAACGATAGTCCGCGCGGCGGCGTTTTGCTGAGAAGGTGCCAGTACCCCGCCGGCTTGTCGAGGCGGAGGCCGGCGCCGCCTTTCGAGAGAAACCGTCCTTCCGTTGCAAAGGGCCTGCCGCTTTCGGCGGCTCACCTGACGTTGAACGGGGCGATGGTGCAATAGTCCTTTCATCGGAATCAAGACCGTCCTGCATTGTCGCTCCGCACCGCCCGAACGATGCGGGACGCCTCGCCGGTTCCTCGGCGTCGAGCCGGAGCCGCGCCGAGAATCGGCCGCCGTCAGCCAAGCTCTTGCTCTATTTGTCCGACAGACGGACATTGCATTGAAGACGGCCGGATCTGCTGGCACACTTCACCGGCCGGCAGGATGAAGCTGCCGCTGCGAAATCTCGGGCGAACGCGCCGCCGGTCGGTCGATCGGAACGGCCGCCGTCCGCCGTGAAAGCACCGGCAGCCGCATGGAAAAGCGGCGCCGGGGGAGGATATGACACCCTATGTCGGACGTCGGACTCTACGACCGCGATCTCGACCGCTGCGCGGCCAATCACCGCCCGCTGACGCCCCTGACCTTCCTGACGCGCTCCGCCCGCATCCATCCGGATCAGATTGCCGTCGTGCATGGCGCGCAGCGCTGGACCTATACCGACTTTCACGATCGCTGCGTGCGGCTGGCCCATGCCCTGGCGGGCCTCGGCGTCGGGCGGGGCGACACGGTGACGGTTCTGGCGCCGAACTCGCCGCCGGTGCTCGAGGCGCATTTCGCCGTGCCGATGCTGGGTGCGGTGCTCAATG
This genomic window from Algihabitans albus contains:
- a CDS encoding ABC transporter ATP-binding protein, whose product is MSADLPHGTPALAVEGITLTFGGLRALNEVSFDVVEGSVTSVIGPNGAGKTSLFNAVSGFYRPSGGSVRLFGTTIDQVPAPERARLGLARTFQNIALFRGMTVLDNIKLGRHAHMSTGLLDALWYFGRARREELELRAEIEWRIIDFLEIDHIRNAPVAALPYGLRKRVELARALAMRPRVLMLDEPVAGMNREETEDMARFILDVKEEWGVTILMVEHDMGMVMDISDHVVVLNFGEVIAEGAPPAVAANPQVIEAYLGAGDVGDLRRRLQAGAGKAA